The Variovorax paradoxus genome window below encodes:
- a CDS encoding pyridoxal phosphate-dependent aminotransferase family protein, translating to MSTTTSLAAGERQLRLVGSPSGASMMVDGHEVLCFGGSAYLGLGGLPELIETGCSALRQFGASTHLPRHYGFSSGANQQAEAEARRFFGAEAAMYFGTGYLFGLIALTGLAPDCDAIYIDESGHYSLRDGAHATGKPIHSFAHCNAEDLARVLAHTLKPGQRPLVATDGMFATTGAIAPLSAYAQVIAPSDGWLVVDESHAFGTIGPHGRGSAELAQLPFHHLVIGGSAAKAFGAHGGLALGDAQAIAQLWRTPVSRGAVLGCSAGAAMTAESLRLIRKRPEILERLRENARSLKAGLRALGLTVEDNPGPIAAFVHGDSFHMQRIQRALWDQGIFVAYSTYVGAGPMGVLRCAAFADHTPEQIAQLLEALRKLL from the coding sequence ATGAGTACCACTACTTCTCTTGCTGCCGGCGAGCGACAGCTCCGCCTTGTCGGCTCGCCCAGCGGCGCGTCGATGATGGTTGACGGGCACGAGGTGCTTTGCTTCGGCGGCTCGGCCTATCTCGGGCTGGGCGGCCTGCCCGAACTCATCGAGACTGGCTGCTCCGCATTGCGGCAGTTCGGCGCGAGCACCCATCTCCCTCGCCACTATGGCTTCAGCTCGGGCGCGAATCAGCAGGCCGAGGCTGAAGCGCGTCGATTTTTCGGCGCGGAAGCCGCGATGTACTTCGGGACCGGTTACTTGTTCGGCCTTATCGCACTCACCGGTCTTGCACCCGACTGCGATGCTATATACATCGACGAATCGGGTCACTACAGCCTGCGAGACGGCGCGCACGCGACAGGCAAGCCTATCCATTCGTTCGCTCACTGCAATGCGGAAGACCTGGCTCGCGTGCTCGCGCATACGCTGAAGCCTGGTCAACGGCCACTTGTTGCAACTGACGGCATGTTTGCGACTACGGGGGCGATCGCGCCGCTTTCGGCGTATGCACAGGTCATCGCACCCTCAGACGGATGGCTGGTCGTTGATGAGTCGCACGCTTTCGGAACGATCGGGCCACACGGCCGGGGCAGCGCAGAGCTCGCGCAGCTGCCATTCCATCACCTGGTGATCGGTGGCTCCGCCGCCAAAGCGTTCGGAGCGCACGGAGGACTGGCGCTTGGTGACGCGCAAGCCATCGCACAACTCTGGCGAACTCCGGTGTCACGTGGCGCCGTACTGGGCTGCTCCGCTGGCGCCGCAATGACAGCGGAAAGCCTGCGCCTGATTCGCAAACGACCTGAAATCCTTGAACGCTTGCGAGAAAACGCGCGTTCGCTGAAGGCGGGGCTGCGTGCACTGGGTTTGACGGTCGAGGACAACCCTGGACCCATCGCTGCCTTCGTGCATGGGGACAGCTTTCACATGCAGCGCATCCAGCGCGCACTCTGGGACCAGGGCATTTTCGTGGCGTACTCCACCTATGTGGGTGCCGGCCCCATGGGCGTGCTGCGTTGCGCTGCCTTCGCGGACCACACGCCCGAGCAGATCGCTCAGTTGCTCGAGGCATTGCGCAAGCTGCTGTAG
- a CDS encoding M81 family metallopeptidase has product MKIFTSALVTETNTFSEHPTTLASFEELGIIRGPTPARALGDVGPIVEQWRLRARRYGDEVVEGVYAIAQPAGRVRAEAYAQLRGEILNAARAAMPLDMVLLFLHGAMVAEGEDDCEGDLIRAMRELVGPQCVIGVELDPHCHMTSTMTQHADVIILMREYPHTDYEARAAELFDACRAAASGVTRPVMAVADCRMVGFYPTTIEPMRGLVNWMSEIEARPGIVSVSLVHGFPWGDVADAGTKVLVVADGDPAFAMTQATELAQALYRIRHAMLPRLETVRQALEGFDAQGGMPRLLADAGDNPGGGAPGDHTVLLAELVQRKNLRSALGMLVDPQSVQACFESGIGARLQLSLGGKGGAVSGRPLEVEASVRGLALDHVQWVGDIRDPLGRAAWIRVNATDIVLTSRRQQTLSPTAFTGLGVPLHEAQVIAVKSSHHYYAEFSKLSTDRHVIETGAALSMDFAHLPYRNRHMHFFPATDNPSPHLA; this is encoded by the coding sequence ATGAAGATTTTTACATCTGCGCTGGTCACGGAGACCAACACGTTCTCTGAGCATCCGACGACGCTCGCATCATTCGAGGAGCTTGGCATCATTCGTGGGCCCACGCCGGCGCGAGCGCTGGGCGACGTTGGGCCGATTGTCGAGCAGTGGCGCCTTCGCGCGCGCCGCTACGGTGATGAGGTGGTCGAAGGCGTGTATGCCATCGCGCAACCCGCGGGGCGCGTCCGGGCCGAGGCGTACGCACAGTTGCGTGGGGAGATTCTCAATGCAGCACGCGCGGCGATGCCGTTGGACATGGTGCTGTTGTTCCTTCACGGCGCGATGGTGGCAGAAGGCGAGGACGACTGCGAAGGGGATCTGATTCGGGCCATGCGTGAACTCGTGGGCCCCCAGTGCGTGATCGGCGTTGAACTCGATCCACACTGCCACATGACGTCCACCATGACCCAGCATGCCGATGTCATCATCCTCATGCGCGAGTACCCGCATACGGACTACGAAGCTCGGGCTGCGGAATTGTTCGATGCGTGCCGGGCCGCGGCAAGCGGCGTCACGCGTCCGGTCATGGCGGTGGCGGATTGCCGCATGGTTGGCTTCTACCCCACGACCATCGAGCCGATGCGCGGCCTCGTGAACTGGATGAGCGAGATCGAAGCGCGCCCCGGCATCGTCTCCGTAAGTCTCGTGCATGGATTCCCATGGGGCGACGTTGCTGATGCGGGGACCAAAGTGCTCGTGGTGGCAGACGGCGACCCCGCCTTTGCCATGACCCAGGCGACGGAGCTCGCACAGGCGCTCTATCGGATCCGCCATGCGATGCTGCCCCGTCTGGAAACCGTCAGACAGGCGCTAGAAGGCTTCGATGCACAGGGCGGAATGCCACGGCTGCTGGCAGACGCAGGCGATAACCCGGGTGGCGGGGCGCCAGGCGATCACACAGTGCTGCTCGCAGAACTGGTTCAGCGCAAAAACTTGCGCAGCGCCCTGGGGATGTTGGTAGACCCGCAGAGTGTTCAGGCGTGTTTCGAGTCAGGTATCGGGGCTCGTTTGCAGCTGAGCCTGGGCGGGAAGGGTGGCGCAGTATCTGGACGACCGCTCGAAGTCGAAGCAAGTGTTCGGGGACTCGCACTCGACCATGTCCAGTGGGTTGGGGATATTCGCGATCCACTCGGCCGCGCTGCATGGATTCGAGTCAATGCCACGGACATCGTCTTGACCAGCCGTAGGCAACAGACGCTGTCGCCCACTGCCTTCACCGGGCTGGGCGTTCCTCTGCACGAAGCACAGGTCATCGCGGTGAAGTCCAGCCACCACTACTACGCGGAGTTCTCCAAGCTATCGACGGATCGGCACGTGATCGAGACCGGTGCCGCACTGTCGATGGATTTTGCGCATCTTCCGTACCGCAATCGGCACATGCACTTCTTCCCCGCCACGGACAACCCGTCTCCGCATCTGGCATGA
- a CDS encoding MFS transporter yields the protein MAEMRAPPRIALAGFGAGAFGSTLSSGVVPLLFLFYLTEFAKVPPALAGVLLAIPKLADLLLDPWIGRRSDSAARAAGSRSHLVGFSVFSLPLILVLLFVPTVSFPMPIRIFVLGSFLVLQSLLLTVFTVAHTAIASDMCDGMEHRSTLMSSRALGQTIAGLLVTVLAPQIVARFSAFHGGYLGAALVLAAGAFVALGVCWWLVRRVPLRTGVERERPPSLPKALRATLRNKAFYGVALILVLLGTSSTALFSALPYANKHLLQAGPENLSVLLTPIFVALLAGVAAAPWVARRVAPARILGGALFLALVGVVWFTAGPRTLMSMVAGGAMFGVACGGLTVLITTLAMETATRSSAKGESLGLYLGVLFSAEKLGQSLGGIVVGIGLDWVGTLGATPDAPSLQRLASLWLAAPASVLVLALVMVASLAPRLRAL from the coding sequence ATGGCTGAGATGCGTGCGCCTCCGCGCATAGCCCTGGCTGGATTTGGTGCCGGGGCGTTCGGCTCGACTTTAAGCTCTGGCGTGGTGCCTTTGCTCTTCCTCTTCTATCTGACAGAGTTTGCAAAGGTACCTCCCGCGCTGGCAGGCGTGCTGTTGGCGATTCCCAAGCTCGCCGATCTGCTGCTCGACCCATGGATCGGGCGCCGAAGCGACAGCGCCGCGCGCGCCGCGGGCAGCCGAAGTCATCTGGTTGGCTTCAGCGTCTTCTCGCTGCCTCTGATTCTGGTGTTGCTCTTCGTGCCCACAGTTAGCTTTCCGATGCCCATCAGGATCTTTGTGCTGGGATCCTTCCTGGTTTTGCAATCCCTATTGCTCACCGTATTCACGGTTGCCCACACTGCGATTGCGAGCGACATGTGCGATGGCATGGAACATCGCAGCACCTTAATGTCCTCACGCGCACTTGGACAAACCATCGCAGGACTTTTGGTGACCGTGTTGGCGCCGCAAATCGTCGCACGCTTCAGCGCATTTCATGGCGGTTACCTCGGCGCAGCACTGGTCCTCGCCGCCGGCGCTTTTGTCGCTTTGGGTGTCTGTTGGTGGCTTGTGCGGCGGGTTCCATTGCGCACCGGAGTCGAGCGAGAGCGGCCGCCGTCGCTGCCGAAGGCCCTGCGGGCGACGCTACGCAACAAGGCCTTCTACGGCGTCGCTCTGATCCTTGTGCTGCTCGGCACCAGTTCGACGGCGCTCTTCAGCGCCTTGCCCTACGCCAACAAGCATTTGCTCCAGGCAGGTCCAGAAAACCTCTCGGTACTGCTCACGCCGATCTTTGTCGCCCTGCTGGCGGGAGTCGCCGCGGCGCCATGGGTCGCGCGTCGCGTTGCCCCCGCGCGCATCCTCGGCGGCGCGCTATTTTTGGCGCTCGTCGGCGTCGTCTGGTTCACGGCCGGGCCGCGCACGCTGATGTCGATGGTTGCCGGGGGCGCGATGTTCGGTGTCGCGTGCGGAGGACTGACGGTACTGATCACCACACTGGCAATGGAGACCGCCACGCGGTCGTCCGCGAAAGGCGAAAGCCTCGGGCTCTACCTCGGTGTTCTCTTTTCTGCCGAAAAGCTTGGCCAATCGCTCGGCGGCATCGTCGTCGGGATCGGGCTCGACTGGGTCGGAACCCTGGGCGCGACGCCCGATGCGCCTTCGCTACAGCGCCTGGCTTCGCTGTGGCTGGCGGCGCCGGCTTCGGTACTGGTGCTCGCGCTGGTGATGGTCGCTTCGCTCGCGCCGCGTTTGCGTGCGCTTTAA
- a CDS encoding beta-lactamase family protein, which translates to MTLDRTEKLEAVLSALHRNDAPGLVASVQHHGKTLLRRGYGMASLDSGVINTPSTKMRIGSTSKHFACALALLLRDEGLLSIDEPVSRWLPELPASQGVRTLRQFMNHTGGTRDYLDLSLLSNGMTVVPSEGAFEYQCRQQEENFEPGEQFMYNNGGYRMLSKVLERVLGVSLAQGLRERLFEPLSMHDTFLWCTDLDPLLGSATSHIAKAEGGFSKGIFPSVILGEGGIASTLDDMQRWLSHLITPRIWPQALSQEMMTPTELNNGYVNPYGFGLIRETWRGVRIFHHAGGVVGGTCQMLAAPEHSVQIVVMSNRSDVTAAEIAQQLLIVMLEDELEPPEAPVSPQHSDALCGDYHCALNGRHFAIAKHEETLVLRSFGLPLPLTQAASDVLRVNLLSVIALTVELVRGDTERVIAIDVIEQGRRYRCDRVGEAEKGPQVVERFAGKWHSSELGGDVVIGEGRPESMRVAGLYGRSTYKLEPLLEDTCLMASEDPAVPLHGTLRLVTGKDGQRELLLDTARTRKLRFTRDRTHG; encoded by the coding sequence ATGACCCTTGACCGCACTGAAAAGCTGGAAGCCGTGCTCTCCGCGCTTCACCGAAACGACGCGCCCGGCTTGGTCGCGAGCGTGCAGCACCATGGCAAAACGTTGCTGCGCCGGGGCTATGGCATGGCAAGCCTGGATTCGGGCGTCATCAACACGCCCTCCACAAAGATGCGTATTGGCTCGACGAGCAAGCATTTCGCCTGCGCGCTTGCGCTGCTGCTTCGCGACGAAGGCCTGCTTTCGATCGATGAGCCGGTGAGCCGCTGGCTGCCCGAGCTTCCAGCAAGCCAGGGCGTGCGTACGCTTCGGCAGTTCATGAACCATACGGGAGGCACGCGCGATTATTTGGATCTCTCGTTGCTGTCCAATGGAATGACCGTGGTGCCAAGCGAAGGGGCCTTCGAGTATCAATGCCGACAGCAGGAGGAAAACTTCGAGCCTGGCGAGCAGTTCATGTACAACAACGGTGGATACCGCATGTTGTCGAAAGTGCTCGAGCGTGTGCTTGGCGTATCGTTGGCACAGGGGCTGCGAGAGCGGTTGTTCGAGCCGCTGTCGATGCACGACACCTTCCTTTGGTGCACAGACCTCGATCCGCTGCTGGGCAGCGCAACATCGCACATTGCCAAGGCCGAAGGCGGGTTTTCAAAGGGAATCTTCCCTTCCGTCATTCTGGGCGAAGGTGGCATCGCCTCCACATTGGATGACATGCAGCGCTGGCTGAGCCATCTCATCACGCCCAGGATCTGGCCGCAGGCCCTGTCGCAGGAAATGATGACGCCGACCGAACTGAACAATGGATACGTCAATCCGTACGGCTTTGGTCTCATTCGTGAGACCTGGCGCGGCGTGCGGATCTTTCATCATGCCGGGGGCGTGGTGGGCGGGACATGTCAGATGCTCGCGGCGCCGGAGCATAGCGTACAGATCGTGGTCATGAGCAACCGCAGCGACGTGACCGCGGCGGAGATCGCACAACAGTTGTTGATCGTGATGCTCGAGGATGAACTCGAACCGCCGGAGGCTCCGGTGAGCCCGCAGCATTCGGATGCGCTGTGCGGTGACTACCACTGCGCCTTGAACGGTCGCCACTTTGCCATCGCGAAGCACGAAGAGACCCTGGTTCTTCGCAGCTTCGGGCTTCCGCTGCCGTTGACTCAGGCGGCATCCGATGTGCTGCGCGTGAACCTGCTGTCGGTGATTGCCTTGACGGTCGAACTCGTGCGCGGCGATACCGAAAGGGTGATCGCCATCGACGTCATCGAGCAAGGACGTCGCTATCGGTGTGATCGGGTTGGGGAAGCTGAAAAAGGGCCGCAGGTCGTTGAGCGCTTCGCGGGAAAGTGGCACAGCAGCGAACTCGGTGGCGATGTCGTGATTGGCGAGGGGCGACCCGAGTCGATGCGCGTCGCGGGACTGTATGGCCGGAGCACCTACAAGTTGGAACCCTTGCTCGAAGACACATGTCTGATGGCCAGTGAAGACCCCGCAGTACCCCTGCACGGCACGCTTCGGCTCGTGACCGGCAAGGATGGGCAACGCGAGTTGCTCTTAGATACCGCTCGCACCCGAAAGCTACGGTTCACAAGGGATCGCACCCATGGCTGA
- a CDS encoding TetR/AcrR family transcriptional regulator has product MASVRKQILDAARVVFERKGVADASMAEISTQAGLSIGTIYVHFRAKEDVLLQLIEAADVNASPFQQCTSAGELLGLVESLLKAQERPDASNQTARTALEVAAITRRNPEVQAVVTRNFKSLRRALLEAVVRIGQASGHADDSETLAIGESMLALLVAAQAQMLIGVPTNAEAKLKAARLLIKLLHGAPVRVKR; this is encoded by the coding sequence ATGGCGTCGGTGCGCAAGCAGATCCTGGACGCCGCCCGCGTCGTTTTTGAACGGAAGGGAGTCGCCGACGCATCGATGGCTGAAATCAGCACGCAAGCGGGACTTTCGATCGGCACCATCTACGTGCACTTTCGTGCGAAGGAGGACGTCCTGCTCCAACTGATCGAGGCGGCAGACGTCAATGCATCGCCCTTCCAGCAGTGCACTTCGGCGGGCGAGTTGCTCGGTCTGGTGGAAAGCCTGCTGAAAGCTCAGGAGCGGCCGGATGCCAGCAACCAGACGGCGCGCACGGCACTCGAAGTTGCGGCCATCACGCGACGCAACCCCGAGGTCCAAGCCGTTGTCACCAGAAACTTCAAGAGCCTGCGCCGGGCCTTGCTCGAAGCGGTGGTTCGCATCGGCCAGGCATCCGGTCATGCGGATGACAGTGAGACGCTCGCAATCGGCGAATCGATGCTGGCGCTGCTTGTGGCGGCTCAAGCTCAAATGCTGATCGGCGTTCCTACCAATGCGGAAGCCAAACTCAAGGCCGCACGGCTGCTGATCAAGTTGCTGCATGGCGCCCCAGTGAGGGTGAAGCGCTAG
- a CDS encoding dipeptide epimerase, which translates to MEILASAQDILFKQPLAIAGRVLSGQCVLNVDGRSGRHVVHAEAAGVFYRGEDGQGMKQDIQAMCDWLPRDLLGAWREVQKMPAGGARNALDWVLWQLVAAQRGEPVYRMAFLPSLRPLLTMVTLGVDEPQCMAAAARSHHSAKALKLKLSGDELDIERVSAVRSARPDVTLSIDANEGWSMAHLERMMGVLLASRVALIEQPLPAANDRDLEGYFSPIPIAADESLQTIEDLHQVAQRYQVANIKLDKCGGLSAAMLLIRAARERGLKVMVGCMGGRSRAIQPAFIAAQWADMVDLDSPLLMASDTTPAATYADGYIGFEETAFAIETSEQPLWASASPSLGRHAAT; encoded by the coding sequence ATGGAAATTCTCGCGTCCGCGCAGGACATCCTCTTCAAGCAGCCTCTCGCCATCGCCGGACGCGTGCTGTCAGGTCAGTGCGTCCTCAACGTCGATGGGCGCAGCGGGCGTCATGTCGTGCACGCGGAGGCTGCTGGTGTGTTCTACCGCGGCGAGGACGGGCAAGGGATGAAGCAAGACATTCAGGCCATGTGCGACTGGCTGCCGCGAGACCTTCTTGGCGCCTGGCGTGAAGTTCAAAAGATGCCCGCGGGTGGCGCTCGCAACGCCCTCGATTGGGTGCTCTGGCAACTCGTGGCCGCCCAACGAGGGGAGCCTGTCTATCGCATGGCGTTTCTGCCGTCACTGCGCCCCCTCCTCACCATGGTGACCCTTGGCGTGGACGAACCGCAATGCATGGCGGCGGCGGCGCGGTCACACCACAGCGCCAAGGCACTCAAGCTCAAGCTCTCTGGCGACGAACTTGACATCGAACGGGTCAGCGCGGTGCGCTCGGCGCGGCCTGACGTCACGCTTTCGATCGACGCAAACGAAGGGTGGTCGATGGCCCATCTAGAGCGAATGATGGGTGTGCTGCTTGCCAGCAGGGTGGCGCTGATCGAACAGCCACTGCCTGCAGCTAACGACCGTGACCTTGAAGGCTACTTTTCTCCAATCCCAATCGCCGCGGACGAGTCGCTGCAGACCATCGAGGACTTGCACCAAGTCGCACAAAGGTATCAAGTCGCCAACATCAAGCTCGACAAGTGTGGCGGTCTGAGCGCTGCCATGCTATTGATCCGCGCCGCACGCGAGCGCGGCTTGAAAGTGATGGTCGGGTGCATGGGCGGACGATCTCGTGCCATCCAGCCAGCGTTCATTGCAGCCCAATGGGCCGACATGGTCGACCTTGACTCACCCTTGCTGATGGCTTCGGACACCACGCCAGCGGCAACCTATGCAGATGGCTACATCGGCTTCGAGGAGACAGCCTTTGCCATCGAAACAAGCGAACAGCCGTTGTGGGCTAGCGCTTCACCCTCACTGGGGCGCCATGCAGCAACTTGA
- a CDS encoding TonB-dependent receptor, with the protein MSTPESATPKAIESISVTAQRRREPAREVPLTADVLKGEDMERGGYQSLSDLAALLPGMNHNQSGGGTGGSQITMRGISTGSQVGATVGMYVDDVPFGSSSAYAGGGSSSLDLGLFDLASVESLRGPQGTLYGAGAMGGLIKYVAVEPDTSAFSGQVTAEASGVHGGKTGHVMRGMLNAPLSDGVAGLRATVYQRSDGGFIRDVNRSGRLVDASKTDGARVALLLTPSKDVTVRLTALTQNQERDGASTQDMDIATGRPLYGALTKRLMLSEPSEVRNDLVSAALRVDLKWATLDAITGWQRTSSAGRVDTSALYVPLLAPQGIVNSAYGMDYGFSNRKFTQEVRLTSPRSRQFEWLGGFFYTDETGSKTQHLSPFNAFAQPTNPILADAKFPSTFRETAIFGTGTYYITPDADVTMGVRHSRNSQRLDQQFSGIFAPKPQPASQSSEGVTTWLLTGRWRPAEHQAIYVRAASGYRPGGPLPLIVNPLTGAPLTNSSFKSDSLWSYELGWKGDVIPGRLSTEVALYQIDWKDMQVFTSSAGFSGIGNAGRARSRGLEWTMRAAPIDSLRLATSLSVIDAKLVDNSPDLGGRAGDRLPNTARVSAAVQADYNFNVSGYPAYFGATLRYTGDRLNSFKSSPGIPQYRLPAYTAIDLRGGVQLGKVNVGLFVRNLTNRRGQTAADTTLSTAGGPARVNLITPRTIGLQFSMDFS; encoded by the coding sequence TTGTCCACGCCCGAGTCCGCCACACCCAAGGCGATCGAGTCCATCAGCGTCACTGCGCAGCGACGGAGGGAGCCGGCAAGGGAGGTTCCGTTAACAGCGGATGTACTCAAAGGCGAGGACATGGAGCGCGGCGGCTACCAGTCGTTGAGCGACTTGGCTGCATTGCTACCAGGCATGAATCACAACCAGTCGGGAGGGGGTACCGGAGGAAGCCAGATCACCATGCGCGGAATTTCGACGGGCTCGCAAGTGGGTGCCACCGTCGGCATGTACGTCGACGACGTTCCATTCGGCTCGAGCTCCGCTTATGCAGGCGGAGGATCCTCCTCTCTCGATCTCGGCTTGTTCGATCTTGCAAGCGTCGAGTCCCTTCGTGGCCCCCAGGGCACGCTATACGGCGCCGGCGCCATGGGAGGCTTGATCAAATATGTGGCCGTGGAGCCCGACACGAGCGCCTTCAGCGGTCAAGTGACCGCTGAAGCCTCCGGTGTGCACGGCGGCAAGACCGGTCACGTCATGCGCGGCATGCTGAACGCTCCGCTGAGCGATGGTGTCGCTGGCTTACGGGCGACTGTCTATCAGCGTTCGGACGGCGGATTTATCCGCGACGTCAATCGCTCCGGGCGCCTGGTAGACGCTTCGAAGACGGACGGTGCTCGCGTCGCTCTTCTGCTGACGCCTTCGAAGGACGTGACCGTTCGCCTGACCGCGTTGACTCAGAACCAGGAACGCGATGGCGCATCTACGCAGGACATGGACATCGCGACAGGTCGCCCGCTATACGGCGCACTGACAAAGCGGCTCATGTTGAGCGAGCCATCCGAGGTCCGAAACGACCTGGTCTCTGCAGCACTCAGGGTGGACCTCAAGTGGGCTACGCTCGATGCGATCACCGGATGGCAGCGCACCTCGAGCGCGGGGCGTGTGGACACTTCCGCACTCTACGTGCCTTTGCTCGCTCCGCAAGGGATCGTCAACAGTGCTTACGGCATGGACTATGGGTTCAGCAACCGGAAGTTCACCCAGGAGGTGCGCCTGACCTCGCCACGCAGTCGGCAGTTTGAATGGCTGGGGGGCTTCTTTTATACCGACGAGACGGGCTCCAAGACGCAGCATCTCAGCCCGTTCAACGCGTTCGCGCAGCCGACGAATCCGATTCTGGCGGACGCCAAGTTTCCATCGACCTTCCGTGAAACCGCCATCTTCGGCACCGGCACCTACTACATCACGCCGGACGCCGACGTCACCATGGGGGTGCGCCACAGCCGCAACAGCCAACGCTTGGATCAGCAGTTCAGCGGCATCTTCGCGCCAAAACCCCAGCCTGCGTCGCAGTCATCGGAGGGTGTGACGACCTGGCTGCTCACAGGAAGATGGCGTCCTGCCGAACACCAAGCGATCTACGTACGGGCTGCCAGTGGATACCGGCCAGGGGGGCCGCTGCCACTCATCGTGAATCCCCTGACCGGAGCACCGCTCACCAACTCCTCCTTCAAGTCGGACAGCCTGTGGAGCTATGAACTGGGCTGGAAAGGCGACGTGATACCGGGTCGCCTGTCGACGGAGGTGGCGTTGTATCAGATCGACTGGAAAGACATGCAGGTGTTCACATCGAGCGCGGGCTTCTCCGGTATCGGAAATGCGGGGCGCGCGCGTTCGCGCGGTCTCGAATGGACGATGCGAGCGGCCCCGATCGACTCGCTGCGACTGGCCACCTCTCTCAGCGTGATCGACGCGAAGTTGGTGGACAACAGTCCCGATCTGGGCGGGAGGGCTGGCGATCGACTGCCCAATACGGCGCGCGTATCGGCCGCGGTACAGGCTGACTACAACTTCAACGTCAGCGGATATCCGGCGTACTTCGGCGCGACGCTGCGCTACACGGGCGACCGCTTGAACAGCTTCAAGTCCTCCCCTGGGATTCCTCAATACAGGTTGCCGGCGTACACGGCCATCGACCTGCGAGGCGGCGTCCAGCTGGGCAAGGTCAATGTGGGTCTGTTCGTGCGCAACCTGACCAATCGCCGCGGGCAGACGGCGGCCGACACGACCCTGAGCACCGCGGGCGGACCAGCACGGGTGAACCTCATCACACCGCGCACGATCGGTCTGCAGTTCTCGATGGACTTCTCCTGA